One Trichosurus vulpecula isolate mTriVul1 chromosome 7, mTriVul1.pri, whole genome shotgun sequence genomic region harbors:
- the LOC118857529 gene encoding chymosin-like: MQCLLVLLAIIAFSECMVKVPLIKGKTLRSLLKERGLLEDFLKKHEYSPSSKYRRHHKYDKVADEPMTNYLDAEYYGKIHIGTPPQEFTVVFDTGSSNLWVPSVYCQSDACELHHRFNPSKSSTFRSTEESLSIEYGTGSMEGVLGYDTVTVSDIVDRDQIFGLSTEEPGYFFVYAEFDGILGLGYPSISSDDATPVFDNMMHKHLVARDLFSVYLSKDKKEDSMLILGAIDSSYYTGSLHWVPVTEEGYWQFTVDRITVDDKVVACHDTCQVILDTGTSLLVGPSQDIDKIESAVGVNGDDYISCKKLSSMPTVVIHINGREFPLPPSAYIYEEDGQCSSGFESDGSDELWILGDVFIRQYYSVFDRANNRVGLATAV, from the exons ATGCAGTGCCTTCTGGTCCTCCTTGCCATCATCGCCTTCTCAGAATGCATGGTCAA GGTGCCGCTGATcaaagggaagacactaagaAGTCTGCTAAAGGAGCGTGGCTTGCTGGAAGACTTTCTGAAGAAGCATGAGTATTCCCCCAGCTCCAAGTACCGGCGCCATCATAAATATGACAAGGTTGCAGATGAGCCCATGACCAATTACCTGGAT GCTGAGTACTATGGAAAGATTCACATTGGGACTCCACCCCAAGAATTCACTGTGGTGTTCGATACTGGCTCCTCTAATCTCTGGGTCCCCTCAGTCTACTGCCAAAGTGATGCCTGTG AACTCCACCACAGATTCAATCCGTCTAAGTCCTCCACGTTCCGGAGCACTGAGGAATCTCTGTCCATCGAATATGGTACTGGCAGCATGGAGGGGGTCCTGGGCTATGACACTGTCACT GTCTCTGATATTGTGGACCGTGACCAGATCTTTGGCCTGAGCACTGAGGAGCCTGGCTACTTCTTTGTCTATGCTGAATTTGATGGGATCTTAGGATTGGGCTACCCCTCCATATCTTCGGACGACGCCACCCCTGTCTTTGACAACATGATGCACAAGCACTTGGTTGCTCGGGACCTCTTCTCTGTTTATCTGAGCAA AGA CAAAAAAGAGGACAGCATGCTCATCCTTGGGGCCATCGACTCATCCTACTACACTGGCTCCCTCCACTGGGTGCCAGTCACTGAGGAGGGCTACTGGCAGTTCACTGTGGACAG GATCACTGTTGATGACAAGGTGGTGGCTTGCCATGATACTTGCCAGGTCATTTTGGACACTGGCACCTCTCTCTTGGTCGGTCCAAGCCAAGACATCGACAAAATCGAGAGTGCTGTAGGAGTTAATGGAGAT GATTACATCAGTTGCAAAAAGCTGAGCTCCATGCCTACAGTTGTGATTCACATCAATGGCAGGGAGTTCCCTCTGCCTCCCTCAGCCTACATCTATGAG GAGGATGGACAGTGTTCCAGTGGCTTTGAGAGTGATGGCAGTGACGAACTGTGGATCCTGGGAGATGTCTTCATCCGACAATACTACAGCGTCTTTGACAGGGCTAACAACCGTGTGGGGTTGGCCACCGCGGTCTGA